One window of the Carnobacterium maltaromaticum DSM 20342 genome contains the following:
- the coaBC gene encoding bifunctional phosphopantothenoylcysteine decarboxylase/phosphopantothenate--cysteine ligase CoaBC has translation MLKGKKIALYVTGGIAIYKVCDLVRKLIKSGAEVKVAMTASATKFVTPLTFQVLSKNDVYLDTFDEKVSQEVAHIHLADWSDMAVIAPATANSIAKLANGIADDFVSTALLATTAPVYVVPAMNQHMLENPATVRNLKTITADGRYIIEPATGFLAEGYEGRGRMPEPADILNEIELSLLKQQKNLPLSGKKIVVTAGGTKERIDPVRFITNDSSGKMGYSLAIAARDLGAEVHLISATTLIEAPKGVRVVNVQTAADMEKAVLAEFDAADIVIMAAAVSDYKPAIEIKEKIKKDEDKLILNLTKTTDILAELGQKKTHQFLIGFAAETNNVEEYALGKLKKKKANLIVANDVSKPDAGFNKETNAVTIYSEVSEPIEISVRSKLEIAKEILNVALSQIS, from the coding sequence ATGTTAAAAGGAAAGAAAATTGCCTTGTATGTAACTGGAGGCATTGCTATTTATAAAGTCTGTGACTTAGTGCGAAAGCTCATAAAATCGGGAGCTGAAGTGAAGGTGGCGATGACAGCGTCAGCAACGAAATTTGTAACGCCGTTAACTTTTCAAGTTTTAAGTAAAAATGATGTTTATTTAGATACATTTGATGAAAAAGTCAGTCAAGAAGTTGCCCATATCCATTTGGCAGATTGGTCTGATATGGCGGTAATCGCTCCAGCTACTGCTAATAGTATCGCTAAGTTAGCTAATGGGATTGCAGATGATTTTGTTTCAACAGCATTATTAGCAACAACAGCGCCTGTTTATGTAGTTCCAGCGATGAATCAGCATATGTTGGAAAATCCTGCAACCGTTAGAAATCTAAAAACAATTACTGCAGACGGTCGTTACATTATTGAACCTGCAACTGGTTTCTTAGCAGAGGGATATGAAGGGAGAGGGCGTATGCCTGAACCTGCAGATATTCTTAACGAAATTGAATTAAGCCTCCTTAAGCAGCAAAAAAATCTGCCTTTAAGTGGAAAAAAAATAGTCGTGACGGCTGGTGGTACAAAGGAACGCATTGATCCAGTACGTTTTATCACGAATGATTCTTCTGGTAAAATGGGATACAGTCTGGCCATTGCCGCACGAGATTTAGGTGCAGAGGTCCATTTGATTTCAGCTACAACTCTTATAGAAGCGCCTAAGGGTGTTCGTGTCGTTAACGTTCAAACGGCAGCCGATATGGAAAAAGCTGTCTTAGCAGAGTTCGATGCAGCCGATATAGTTATTATGGCTGCCGCTGTATCTGATTATAAACCAGCGATTGAAATTAAAGAAAAAATAAAAAAAGACGAAGATAAACTGATTTTAAATTTAACTAAAACAACAGATATTTTGGCTGAATTGGGCCAAAAGAAAACCCATCAATTTTTAATTGGATTTGCGGCAGAGACCAATAATGTTGAAGAATATGCCCTTGGCAAGTTGAAAAAGAAAAAAGCCAATTTGATTGTGGCAAATGATGTCTCTAAACCAGATGCTGGTTTTAATAAGGAGACGAATGCAGTCACTATTTATTCAGAAGTAAGCGAACCAATTGAGATTTCTGTTCGCAGTAAATTAGAGATAGCAAAAGAAATTTTAAACGTAGCGTTAAGTCAAATAAGTTAG
- a CDS encoding YdbC family protein encodes MAKEFSFEIMEEIAVLSENAKGWKKELNLVSWNGNQPKFDLRDWDATHEKMGKGLTLSNDEVKALKIALENVSL; translated from the coding sequence ATGGCAAAAGAATTTTCTTTTGAAATAATGGAAGAAATTGCAGTTCTTTCTGAAAATGCAAAAGGCTGGAAGAAGGAATTAAATTTAGTCAGCTGGAATGGCAATCAACCAAAATTTGATTTACGAGATTGGGATGCGACTCACGAAAAAATGGGAAAAGGGTTAACGTTATCTAATGATGAAGTTAAAGCTTTGAAAATAGCCTTAGAAAATGTCAGCCTTTAA
- the gmk gene encoding guanylate kinase, with the protein MTDRGLLIVLSGPSGVGKGTVRQAIFENDGTNFDYSISMTTRKKRVGETDGVDYFFRTKEEFETLIENGGLLEYAEYVGNYYGTPLAYVEETLASGKDVFLEIEVQGALQVREKMPEGVFIFLTPPDLVELKSRIIGRGTDEMAVIEERMEKAIEEIEMMRLYDYAVVNDQVENAVRNVKQIIESEHLRVSRVIHRYKKMIEEL; encoded by the coding sequence ATGACAGACCGTGGACTTTTAATTGTCCTTTCCGGACCTTCTGGTGTTGGAAAAGGAACAGTTAGGCAAGCAATTTTTGAAAATGATGGAACCAATTTTGATTATTCTATCTCAATGACAACTAGAAAAAAACGTGTTGGGGAAACTGATGGAGTGGATTATTTTTTCAGAACAAAGGAAGAATTTGAAACTTTAATTGAAAATGGTGGCTTATTAGAGTATGCTGAGTATGTAGGAAATTACTACGGCACTCCTTTGGCTTACGTAGAAGAGACTTTAGCGAGTGGAAAAGATGTTTTTTTAGAAATCGAAGTTCAAGGAGCCCTGCAGGTACGAGAAAAAATGCCTGAAGGAGTTTTTATTTTCTTGACGCCACCTGATTTAGTTGAACTTAAGTCGCGAATCATTGGACGTGGGACGGATGAAATGGCTGTGATTGAAGAACGTATGGAAAAAGCGATCGAAGAGATCGAAATGATGCGTTTGTACGACTATGCTGTTGTCAATGACCAAGTTGAAAATGCTGTTAGAAATGTCAAACAAATTATTGAAAGTGAACATTTGCGTGTATCGCGAGTGATTCACCGTTATAAAAAAATGATTGAGGAGCTGTAA
- a CDS encoding YicC/YloC family endoribonuclease: MKSMTGFGRASTSQEMVQVDIEMKSVNHRFLEVVSRIPKELNFMELPLKKQVSAQLKRGRVEIFLNLKKSADSQKKLVINWSLVDEAVAFATEASRKYDQIPGLDFKSDLMELIASSDFLTVEEKEVGEEIIEPLVREATEKALKELVASRLSEGLRLKEHVLNHLEQFQLAIHQITDLSELFEEHYRTRLEDRLQEVVGNFIDEPRLLTELAIMLEKADIHEELERLDSHIVHFRQLVEKPEPVGRELDFLIQEMNREVNTIGSKANQLKLSDTVILMKTQLEKIREQVQNIE; this comes from the coding sequence ATGAAAAGCATGACTGGTTTCGGTCGAGCTTCGACAAGTCAAGAAATGGTCCAAGTTGATATTGAAATGAAATCGGTCAACCATCGTTTTCTAGAAGTGGTTAGCCGAATACCTAAAGAATTAAATTTTATGGAATTGCCCTTAAAAAAGCAAGTTAGTGCTCAGTTGAAGCGCGGACGGGTTGAGATTTTTTTAAATTTGAAGAAAAGTGCTGATAGCCAAAAAAAATTAGTGATCAATTGGTCATTAGTTGACGAAGCTGTAGCATTTGCGACAGAAGCAAGTCGTAAATACGATCAAATTCCTGGCTTAGATTTTAAATCTGATTTAATGGAGTTGATTGCTTCTTCTGATTTTTTAACAGTTGAAGAAAAAGAAGTGGGTGAAGAAATAATTGAACCACTTGTTAGAGAGGCAACTGAAAAAGCTTTAAAAGAATTGGTTGCGAGCCGACTATCTGAAGGGTTGCGCCTAAAGGAACATGTCCTCAATCATTTAGAACAATTTCAACTAGCGATTCATCAAATTACAGATTTATCGGAGTTGTTTGAAGAACATTATCGAACGCGTTTAGAAGATCGATTACAAGAAGTAGTAGGAAATTTCATTGACGAACCTCGCTTATTAACTGAATTAGCAATAATGTTAGAAAAAGCCGATATCCATGAAGAATTGGAACGTTTAGATAGTCATATTGTTCATTTTCGACAGTTAGTCGAAAAGCCAGAACCTGTCGGACGAGAATTAGATTTTTTAATTCAAGAAATGAATCGGGAAGTGAATACAATTGGCTCTAAAGCCAATCAATTGAAGCTGTCTGATACTGTAATTCTGATGAAAACGCAATTAGAGAAAATTCGAGAGCAAGTACAAAATATTGAATAA
- the rpoZ gene encoding DNA-directed RNA polymerase subunit omega yields the protein MMLEPSIDNLLEKIDSKYSLVIIASKRAHQLHAKEMHLLESYDSYKNVGKALEEINAGDLVIDPTTVGPEE from the coding sequence ATGATGTTAGAACCGTCTATTGATAACTTACTAGAAAAAATTGATTCAAAATATTCGTTGGTGATTATTGCAAGTAAACGTGCGCACCAATTGCATGCGAAAGAAATGCACTTATTAGAATCGTATGATTCATATAAAAACGTTGGTAAAGCACTAGAAGAAATTAATGCTGGGGATTTAGTTATTGACCCAACAACAGTTGGACCAGAAGAATAG